The segment ACTGCAAGAGCGTTAGATTCAACCAGATACGTATCTGGTTTACATATCTATATGTatgtatatatatatatatattaTGTATGGCATGTCCATGAACGTTAGAGATCACCGCTGTGCAGCATTCTGTTGGGCCCGGATGGGGAGTGATTGCCTGTTTCGCACACATGCGGGCTGCACGGTCCAATCAAGCCGTCGAGCAACGTCAGTCGGCGTATCGTTCGGGGCGACGGCGGGCGAGACAAGCAACGAGTGGCGGTTTCAGATAGGCCCGCGCGCATTCTCTGCGGCCGGCCAGAACGAGCCGCGACACAACAATTTGCGGTCGGCAGTGGGGCGCAGAATGATCGACGGCACGGAGTTAAGAAACTAGTAGATAGATAGATGCTATGTAGGACCAGGGGGGCGGCGGTGCAGCGCAGTTCTCACGAGTAAGTTTCGATAAGCGTGTCGCGCAGGTTACCCGCAATCGCCTCGGGACGCGCGTCATTCAGACGGAAGATGCTCTCGATGACGCTGAGTTCTGGGGCGGTGGTGTCGAGTCCCGTGACGGCGAGGTAGTCGTTGACGACGATGCCGGCGCCGACGACAGCGCTACCGCGGTTCACGGTACCCGCGACCAGGGGCACCTGGAGCAGCGAGGAGAGTTCTTCCTGGTCCTGGATTGAGGTTTGTGGGTGGACAAGACCGCCCTGGTTGCTTAGTGCACAGTACGAGCCGACGAGGATGTTCCCGGAGATGGTCTGGCGGAACACTTCGACGCCGAGCACGTCTGCGATGAGTTCTTCCGTTTCGCGGTCGATGTCCGGGTGTACTAGCGCCACGTAGTCGTTGCAGCAGATGACGTTACCCAGAGCGCTTAGTCTTTCCTCGACTCGCTGGATCTTGACGGTATCTGGGAGCGAGTTTCTTAGATGCTGGAGTTCTTGGTCGGTGGTCTGGGTGGGGACCAGCAGGCCTCGGCGGTTGCCCGCCGTCATGCGGCCGATGATCCGGGTACCGGCGATCGTGGTGTGTGCTATGGGGATGGCATCTCCTAGTTCTGCCTCGAAGGCGGAGTAGAAGTTCTCGGAACCCCCGACTGCGACGAGACAGTAGGTATTGGTGagctttgagaagactCCGATCTCGTTTGAGTTTTCAAACTGGGTTCTAGTAGCCATCTTGGATGCCTGGTTGTGCTGGTGGCGAGTGCGAAGGCTTTTCACCAGCTGCGATGGCTCTTTGTATATGGCCAGCTAGAAAATTTGCAGCGGGAAGTGCCGGGTAACGGCCGTCTTAAACTGTCAAAGATGACAGACTTAGCAGGTACAAGGTGGTCGATTCATGGTCGTTTTTCACCTGGCATACCATGCCGATGGGGCCCTTGTCGCATTCGGCACAGATCAGGTATTTCAGACACTTTTCGATGGTCCAAGGCTTGTTTTCCCACACGAAACTGATCGCGCGGTCGGAATCGACCAGCAGTCCCGGCGGGATCTGCTTGGAGACTCCCACGTTGTCGAAATCCCAGACGTCTTTGACCAGCAGAAATTCGTTTTGTTCGCTGGTCGCGGTGGCGCCTCGCATCAATTGGAACGTCTCCGCGGCTTGTCCCGGTAGTTGCACTTTGATCGCACTGTCGACCGTGATAACGGCACATTTGCAGTCTTCGAAGGAACATCTGACGCTCATCTTTGCTCTCTAAGTGTGTCTCTTGGCGTTGTTGTTGGTGAAAAAATGACGATTCGTCTTGTTGATGGTCGCGCCATCGGCGCCAGTCGTCTTGGCAAGTGACACAAAAAGATATATCTACAGATATAAAGGAAAGGCGGCTGGAAAGAGGCCGCTATTCTCAGTCGGAGAGCTGGCTGGCCTACGGTAAGCTATGACTgatgatattgaagatgcAGTGAAACGATTTGAAGCGGTTCACTTGAAAAGAGGGCCCGATGAGCAGCGATACGGAGAACTCGCTCAGATAAAGAACGAAAACTATCATCTGAAATTGGCACTTGATGAGAAAAATATGGAACtggagaaactgaagaaaacgGTGCAACGGGGtgtatttctcgaagatgTTCACAAATTTTCTTCGCAAGTCGAGAGTAACGCACCGATGTTTGTTGCGGGACCGCCGAGCGACTCCGGCAGCTGCGGGACCGACCTGGAGATCGTAACTCATTTTTCAGGGTCCCCCTACAAGGGCAAGAGAACCAATTCCAAGGCTACTGAAAATTCGGTGGCTACGACGTCAACGTCCAATATCAAGGCAGAGcatgttttcttcaagcagaACGTTGTGCCATTCATCGAGCAAATGATCGCAAGCCTGAAATTGAGCAGCGTCTTCAAGCAGGAAGGCCGGAAGTTGCAGGAGAAATACGACAAATTCGAAGGTGAACTTTGGGATTCTAAATTTGATACATGTTTGTTGACTGACATTTTCGATGATATCCTCTATTTTTATAGACAGATGACGTCGGTCCTGAATCGGGAattgaagttcaaggagCTTTCGCAAAGGCTCGAATACCTCTTCTCGATTTTTTTGGACCCTAGAGAATACGATCTTGATCCGCAAGAACATATCGAGTATCTGAGGGAAGAGATAAGTGATACTCTGATCCGGATATTCCATTATCAGGATATGCCGCCTGAAAAGGAGCGTATCGATTACGACAACACGAACGAAGCCATGCATCACGACTACACACCGGGTAGAATTAGTGGACCACTGCTCAGCAGAAACAAGAAGCAAGCAGCCAAGCGATTGAAATGCATCGAGCAGGGTTTCGAAATTTGTGCCAATGCCATGAACCAAGCTTTCGGAGACAAGCAACAGCTCAGAGTGCAGGAGGATTCGATCCCCAGCGTCCTGAGCAGCACAGGGATGGTTAGCGAGATCTCAGAGAATGCAATGAGGGAAAAGGATAGATTGAAGGAGAGCAAAAGTTCCCTAGAGTTTATACCAATCGGATACGACGAAAATACACTAAATTCAAAGACCCCTCAGCGTAAAGCTTATCAAACCCAACAGCTGAATGAGATAACACCTAAAGCAAACGACGAAAATGATCCTCTTCAAATGTTTTTCCAAGAACAAGCTAGCTTTTATGATAACAACATAGATAGGCGTTGCAAATAATCATAATATATGTTCCCGATCGAAGCCTCGATTAAGGACGCGATTCTCAATATCCGGCAGCCCGCATTGACGCATGGAACCATAGGAATGTGATTGAATTGCGTAAATAGACGTTGCAGCATCATTTCCCCACGATCTCCCCCATCAACAAAAATACGGCAGCAGCGCAAGCTACCATTATGAGCTACCCTGTATGGTTGCTTTGGTGAACGGGCCACTCATATTTGCATGGAACGGAGATATACCTGTACCTACGCTGAGGGATTTCTCGGGAGCTGTAACAGTTACAGCCCAATTACACGCCAGCTTTGGCATAAGCGTCTCTCGCTGCGAGCAAACAACGTCCCAGGTAACAATCAACCTTCAAAGGACACTTCTTGACATCCTCAGGTTCCATACCAGACCCATCTCTTACGTCCATTGACATTGACGCGTCAGCTTGAAAAGTTTCGCGTTGCAGTAATTAACGAATTTCACATCGATCTCGACCATCAGCATCAGCACATTGGCCAATATCTGGCAGACATAACCGACGAAAGAAGAGTTCAGCTCAATGGCAGCCCCTGGGATGGACGGTGAAAAACGGAGCATCTTAACTTTGTTCAGTCGGAACATCGGTGACTCTAAAGAGTCGAAGGATAAGCATCCAAATGAGCCTCTGGGGATTGTGATTGATTTAGAAGAACCGAAGGAGAGCACAATCGCAAGTGAGGCTGCGTCTACTGTGGAACCGGCCAATGCTAAGAAAGCTGTAATAGAGAGCATCGAGGATgcagcagaagatgaaaagacTAAGAGGAAAGAGCTGGCAGCCCTCAGAAGGGAGGACCTCAGACAAgagaaggagttgaagaagaagcagagagaggaagaaaaacGGAGGAGAGAGGCTGTAAAAGAGGAACAAAAACGCCAGAAAGAACAGCAGCGAGAGGAAGAAAGGTTGAAGCGGGAGGAACGTAAGAAACAAAAGGAGCGTCAGAGACTAGAAATTAGGAAGCAAAAAGAGCTCGAAAAAACTCAGAAGGAACTGGAAAAACAGAGGAAGGAGGAGgcgaaagaaagagcacAGTCTCGGATTggcaatttcttcaaaaaagTTAGTGATTCGAGTAAGCAATCGGAGGAAAAATCCGACTATCGAAAGTATTTTTTACCATTTTATGCGAAAGATGGCGTAGTACTGCCAGTGGATCATTTCCTCAGTCCGCTCGAGGAGCGGAAGAAGGAGGTTGACCGGCAGCTGAGCCTACGAAGTTCTGCTGATGATACAGTACTGAACTGGCTAGTCTCTAAATCAGCGAAGCGGAATGGAAGGGTGAAATTCACCGCCGTGTCTTTGTTACAACAGATGACATCGAAGGGGAAAacagatgaagagttgCAGTCACTACTAAAGATGGTCCCGCAGAAGTACATCAAGTTTTATGAAAATGTGCGGCCTCCATACATCGGAACATACTCCAAGGACGTAACGCTCCCGGCAGACAATCCTTTTTGCACAGACGGAACCGGATATGACTACGGATACGACTCAGATCTCGAATGGATtaacgaagaagaggaagacggAGAGCAAGGCGGAGTGGATAACCTAGAAAGTggcgaggaagacgaagatgaagaagatgaagaggcgAGTGAGGGGGAATTCGAGGGCTTTCTCGATGCAGAGGACGGTTCAAACAAGTCTCGTCCTGCAGGGAAGCGAAAGTTTATCGGCCCTTTAATACCGACTGTCCATCTAAGAAGTAACATAGAGAATCTCGACGAAGACGACAGGAAATACTTCGAGTTGGCAAAAGTGGAGTTCCTCGCAGAGCAACAGCCATTTCCTATAGACCCTTACTTTTTGGTAAACAAAGCCCAATCGTTGAATTCTTCGAAGAGACTTG is part of the Torulaspora globosa chromosome 7, complete sequence genome and harbors:
- the TIF6 gene encoding translation initiation factor 6 (ancestral locus Anc_8.118), whose translation is MATRTQFENSNEIGVFSKLTNTYCLVAVGGSENFYSAFEAELGDAIPIAHTTIAGTRIIGRMTAGNRRGLLVPTQTTDQELQHLRNSLPDTVKIQRVEERLSALGNVICCNDYVALVHPDIDRETEELIADVLGVEVFRQTISGNILVGSYCALSNQGGLVHPQTSIQDQEELSSLLQVPLVAGTVNRGSAVVGAGIVVNDYLAVTGLDTTAPELSVIESIFRLNDARPEAIAGNLRDTLIETYS
- the DSS4 gene encoding guanine nucleotide exchange factor DSS4 (ancestral locus Anc_8.119) gives rise to the protein MSVRCSFEDCKCAVITVDSAIKVQLPGQAAETFQLMRGATATSEQNEFLLVKDVWDFDNVGVSKQIPPGLLVDSDRAISFVWENKPWTIEKCLKYLICAECDKGPIGMVCQVKNDHESTTLYLLSLSSLTV
- the SPO74 gene encoding Spo74p (ancestral locus Anc_8.120); this encodes MTDDIEDAVKRFEAVHLKRGPDEQRYGELAQIKNENYHLKLALDEKNMELEKLKKTVQRGVFLEDVHKFSSQVESNAPMFVAGPPSDSGSCGTDLEIVTHFSGSPYKGKRTNSKATENSVATTSTSNIKAEHVFFKQNVVPFIEQMIASLKLSSVFKQEGRKLQEKYDKFEGELWDSKFDTCLLTDIFDDILYFYRQMTSVLNRELKFKELSQRLEYLFSIFLDPREYDLDPQEHIEYLREEISDTLIRIFHYQDMPPEKERIDYDNTNEAMHHDYTPGRISGPLLSRNKKQAAKRLKCIEQGFEICANAMNQAFGDKQQLRVQEDSIPSVLSSTGMVSEISENAMREKDRLKESKSSLEFIPIGYDENTLNSKTPQRKAYQTQQLNEITPKANDENDPLQMFFQEQASFYDNNIDRRCK
- the RLF2 gene encoding Rlf2p (ancestral locus Anc_8.121), with the translated sequence MAAPGMDGEKRSILTLFSRNIGDSKESKDKHPNEPLGIVIDLEEPKESTIASEAASTVEPANAKKAVIESIEDAAEDEKTKRKELAALRREDLRQEKELKKKQREEEKRRREAVKEEQKRQKEQQREEERLKREERKKQKERQRLEIRKQKELEKTQKELEKQRKEEAKERAQSRIGNFFKKVSDSSKQSEEKSDYRKYFLPFYAKDGVVLPVDHFLSPLEERKKEVDRQLSLRSSADDTVLNWLVSKSAKRNGRVKFTAVSLLQQMTSKGKTDEELQSLLKMVPQKYIKFYENVRPPYIGTYSKDVTLPADNPFCTDGTGYDYGYDSDLEWINEEEEDGEQGGVDNLESGEEDEDEEDEEASEGEFEGFLDAEDGSNKSRPAGKRKFIGPLIPTVHLRSNIENLDEDDRKYFELAKVEFLAEQQPFPIDPYFLVNKAQSLNSSKRLADADRDSGSSSNSPSVSPEKKRPKTLITETAHLLKLFDEIHDSTFSLGTVTEIAQKNLPQYSKQTIKNTVKEYAVRGAGKGDFGRKWVIRDMKHWEDLRSL